One stretch of Pomacea canaliculata isolate SZHN2017 linkage group LG1, ASM307304v1, whole genome shotgun sequence DNA includes these proteins:
- the LOC112557199 gene encoding uncharacterized protein LOC112557199 has product MAQEITAEPSPVTPRSHARPCRDYVEQQRALMAKQMAGEGPQLWRQMMIGFLCAALLGLIMFVLGAVFISKALEKKESITIMLCIMGIACGLIIIAGVGVLGKLFISRKHQSCQGRRSQQHPQAACFHTCSVIYTPSQDPLPYVCDPPPAYDTVVSLVLYPRGQQGGGEGSTAEDSDAENGQSVMVLPPKYDDVTKPIPPYHDAILS; this is encoded by the exons ATGGCACAAGAAATAACTGCAGAACCCTCACCTGTCACTCCTCGGTCTCATGCTCGACCCTGCAGAGACTACGTTGAGCAGCAGAGAGCCCTGATGGCTAAGCAGATGGCTGGAGAAGGGCCACAGCTCTGGCGTCAGATGATGATTGGTTTTTTGTGTGCTGCATTGCTTGGACTGATAATGTTTGTTCTAGGGGCTGTCTTTATCTCAAAGGCGctcgaaaagaaagaaagcattacCATAATGCTATGCATCATGGGAATAG CTTGTGGCTTAATAATCATTGCTGGAGTGGGAGTGCTAGGGAAGCTCTTCATTTCCAGAAAACATCAAAGCTGTCAAGGGAGACGATCACAGCAGCACCCACAAGCAGCCTGCTTCCATACATGCTCAG taatttATACACCGTCACAAGACCCATTGCCGTATGTTTGTGATCCTCCACCTGCATACGAtacagttgtctcccttgtactGTATCCACGCGGCCAGCAgggtggaggggaaggaagCACAGCTGAAGATTCTGATGCAGAAAATGGCCAGTCTGTGATGGTTCTGCCTCCTAAATATGACGATGTAACAAAGCCTATCCCACCTTACCATGATGCAATTCTTTCATAG